TCGCTTGCTAAAAGCATCTACAAAAATCTGAGGGGTGGCGGCACCTGCATGCAAATAAACAGAATCTCGAGATTTGATGAGACTCATGGCCTCCTCAGGAGTTCCAATACGTGAGCGATAGTTTTCAGTCCATCCCATTATATTTTGATACCAAATAAGCGATTAAGAACGGGTTGCATATTTCGTCCACCAAGTGTGTACAATCCCTTTTTGAGTCCATGCGAATCTTTCATCGCTTTATCAATGCCCATCTCGGCTATCTGAATCAGATACTTGGACAATACATTGGAAAGTGCAATTGAGGTGGTTCTACTTATCCCTGAGGTAATATTGGGGACACAATAATGGATCACACCTTCATCGATATAGACAGGATCTGAAAGCAAGGTCGGCCTGGTTGTCTCACTGGCACCACCCTCATCAACAGAATAGTCGATGAGTACAGAGAGGTGTTTCATTTTTTTGACCATTTCCCTCGTGATTATCTGAGGAGTCTGGGCACCTCTGTTTAGAATGGATGTTACCACGACATCAGCGAAGGCAATGGTTCTAGCCACGGCTGGTTGATTAGCGTAAATAGTAGTAACCCGGTCACCCAAGGTGTTCTTCACCCTACGTAATTGTTCAATATTTTTATCAAGAATATGGACTTGCGCTCCCAAACCCACAAAAGCCTTTGCGGCACTGGCTCCTACCATTCCGGCCCCAACAATGACAACGGAAGCAGGGGCTACTCCTGGGACACTCCCCAACAGGACTCCTCTTCCCATGGGATCACGTCCTAAATAATTTCCAGCGATGATTGGTGCCATCTGACCAGCAAGTTCACTCATGATATTGAGAATCGGTCTGGAACCATCTTCCTCTTCCATGATCTCCATTCCGATCAAGGTGATTTTTTTTTCGGTCAAACCCTTGAATACTGCTGGGGAACTGACAGAGAGGTGCTGGAAGGTAATGACGGTCTGGCCTTCTAGCATAAGATCGAGGCATTCCTCATTCACAGGCAAAATTTTGAGCAGCACATCAGAGCGACCATAAATTTCATCCGAGCTAAAAACAATCTGGGCGCCCTTGTTTGTATAATTCTGGTCAGAGAAGCCACTTGATATACCTGCTCCTGATTCTACAAAAACTGTGTGACCCCTCGTAATAAGAGATGTTGCTCCCCTGGGTGTTAAACAGACTCGCTTTTCATTCAAACGACTTTCATGCAGAATCCCAAAATTCATAGCCATCTCCCAATCTCATCCCCCTTGTTTTTGATACAAAACATTAAAAGACAAACAGTGTGCCAAGTATACAAAGTTCGTAAATTAGATAATACGAATCCTCAAGTGCTCTGGCTCAAACCTGTAGACTTGGTGAGTTTTCTTAATGGGTCAGAATACGATATGGACAAGTAGATTCCTAAATAAACTCAATCATTTCTACTGTTCATATCCACCTAAATCAGTTGACTCACCATGTAAAAACCAATTGAGCATTTTTAATGAGGATATCTCAACTATTTTAAAGCATGTTTAATCAGGTACTCACACTCAAGCAACGTCCGGGCTTCCGAGACATGATGCAACACCGTGTGCATGAAATATTGTTGATATCAAGTCTTTATGATGCCTTCAAGTTGGAAGAGGATGGCCGTCTTGGTGAAATGATTTTCACTGAATACCAGGATATGAATCTTAGCAGTGCTCCAAGAATTACCAGGGTCTCAACGGGAGACCATGCGTTGAGAAAATTGAGAGCGCGCCACTATGATCTCGTCATTACGATGACACGTATATCAGATATGGATCCCTTTGAACTGGGTCGTAAGATTAAAAAGAAGCAAGAGTCCATTCCAGTCATCATGCTGGCCTCGAACCGTCGAGAATATAAGTGGGCCACTCAACGAGTTGATAATCTCAAAGGAATTGATAAAACCTTCATATGGCACGGTGATTCAAACATTTTTACGACTATTGTAAAATACATCGAAGATCGTATGAATGCTCCTCGAGATATTCTGAAGGGTGGAGCACGAGCCATCATTGTGGTTGAAGACTCCCCAAAATATTATTCAATTTTTCTACCTATGCTTTACAGAGTGATCATCAATACGACCCAGAAATTGATGAAACATGAGTATACCGACGAGCTGCGTTTATTCAGAATGAGATCCAGACCAAAGATTTTGCTGGCATCCACATTTGAGGAGGCCACCGAGTTATATAAACTATATAAAAACAATCTCCTTGCGGTTATCTCTGATGTGAGGTACCCCCGCAACGGTGTACTTGACCCCCAGGCTGGTGCCAAGTTCATAAAAATTATTCAGAAGAAAAATGCCACGATGCCCCTCATTATGCAATCAATGGAGGGGAGTAATGAAAAAACTGCCAAGGATCTCGGGGCCTATTTTATTGCCAAATATTCACCCCAATTGATAAAGAGATTGCAGGATTTTGTTGTCAAGCACTGTGGTTTCGGAGATCTGGTTTTTAGCACTCGAGATGGGAAAATCCTTGCAAAAATTCGTCATTTAAATGCGCTGAGTGCGGCACTTGAATCTGTACCAATTCAGAGTATCGAATACCATTCACGTCGGGATCATTTCTCAAACTGGCTGGCCGTCCGTGGCTACTTTGATCTTGCTGATTTCTTAAAACCCATCAATTTCGAAGATTTTGAAGATCCAGAAGATTTTCGCAAAATTTTACTTGATGCAATTGAACGACAGCGAGTCCTTCAACATTTTGATAATATTGGCTACTACGATGTCGACACCTATGATCCAACCATTACTGCAGTCAGAATTGGGGGTGGATCTATTGGCGGTAAGGCGCGAGGTCTCGCTTTTCTCACTGCTCACAAGCGTCGATATGATTTTTCGCGGAAATACCCCGAAATAAGAGTTGATGTTCCTCAGTTCGCTGTAATTGCCACAGATATTTACGATCGATTCCTGGACATAAATAAACTGCGCAGCAAATCCCTGGAGTTAGAAACCAACCAGGAAATCGATGATCTGTTCCGGAAAGCTGTTTTTCCAGGTAATTTTACAGAGCAACTCCATTCCTATTTGGGTCATCATGCCGGTCCCCTTGCTGTCAGATCCTCCAGTCTCCTGGAGGATTCTCTATTTCAGCCATTCGCGGGGATTTATAGCACCTATATGCTTCCCAATTGTGCTCCAGCCCTTGACACAAGGGTTTTCCAGCTACTGGAAGCCATCAAACTTGTATATGCCTCTGGATTTCACAGAGAAGCAGTTGCTTATCTCAAATCAACGGGTAATCGTCCGGAGGATGAAAAGATGGCGGTGGTAATCCAGCATCTAAGTGGGCGAAAACATGGTGATTATTATTACCCCAGCTTTTCTGGTGTTCTACAGACCCTCAACTATTACCCCCAGGGAGCGATGCGCCGTGACGAGGGTATGGCAACCATGGCACTTGGTTTGGGAAGAACTGTTGTAAATGGCGAGAAAGCATTAAAATTCAGTCCAAAACGACCCAACGTTCTGCCACAGTTTTATGATGAGCAATCCATCTTAAAAAACAGTCAGAATTACTTCTACGCCCTGGATACAGCCCATTGTGATTTGCCTTTGGAAAGCGGGGAGAGTTCGAATCTCGTTCAGTTGGACCTGAAAACTGCTGAGGAGCACGGCAGCCTGGACCAGATAGCCAGTGTGTATTCATTCCAGGACGGTCGCTTTCGCGATACCTTGTTCGATAAGGGTCCTCGGATTATAACCTTCGCCAACATATTGAAATGGAAATCTCTTCCTCTGGCAGATATGCTCAGTGATTTAATGGAATTTGGAAAATTGGGTATGGGTTGTGAGGTTGAAATGGAATTCGCGGTAAATTTACCAGCAAATCGAGAAGAACCAGCAGAGCTATCCATTCTGCAAATAAGACCCATGGTCACATTCGAACGACCACATGTTGTTGACATTACCAAGGTGGGAAAAGACGATGAGCTGTTTCACAGTGAAATTTGTCTGGGCAATGGTGACAATGTCGAAATACACGATCTGATTTATATCGACATTGATAAATTCGACATCCTGAAAAGCCAGCATATCGCTGAAGAGATAAGAATAATGAATCGAGAATTCAGCCCGGAGAAGTCTTACATGCTTGTAGGTCCGGGGCGTTGGGGCACAGCGGACCCCTTGCTGGGTATTCCCGTGAACTGGAATTACATATCTAACGCCAGATCCATTGTAGAGGTAGGCTTACCGGATTTATATGTTGATCCTTCTTTTGGGAGTCATTTCTTTCAAAACATTACTTCTCTTGGGATTAGCTATTTTACGATTCCTCCAAGACAATTAGCTGAAAAAATGAATCTCGATTGGTTTAAGAGTCAAAAGGCCGCCACAGAAACGAAGTATCTTAAACACTTTCATTTTGAGGACCCTTTCATTATTCAAGTTAATGGAATGAAAGGTGAAGGTCATATCTGGAGACCGGGCTGCAGCATGTCCCTGGAAAAGGAACAGTTCGAAATCACCCTTGAGAATTAAATAATTCACTTTATGTTCGGAGCAAACAAAAGAGGAGATGCTTGACATGAGAATTACCTTCAAAGCCCTACTAATCACTGTACTACTCACAGCAAGTGTGTTTGGACAAAATTCGGGGATAGGAATAGGCTTGTCCACCGATGGACTCACTGGAAAATATTGGATGAGTGGGACGAACGCTGTGGCTGTACACTGGAATTTTGGAAGCGCACTCGCTGCGGACTATTTGTTTGATTTACCCGACTTGCTTAAAATAACTGACAATGAGACACCTGTGTATTATGGTGCTGGTGTTACCCTGGGGACACATAAGGGAATCAATGATGACCTTGAGGAGACAACAGAATTTGATCTTGGCGTACGAGGGGTAATCGGGATCAGTTACTATCTTTCATCTTATCCTGTAGATATCTTTATTGAAAGCACTCCCACTCTCAAAATACTTGGAGGAGGCGGGTTTGGCTTTGGTGGAAGCCTGGGTATCAGATATTTTTTCTAAACCATATCACACAACTTTCAAAGGAGGCTGTCCCAAAAGGGCGGCCTCTTTTTTGTTGTACACAAGGGGAAATAATGGTCGAAGACAGTCGTGGGGACAGAAAAGAGTTGCTTAACATTCTCTGGCGGGCTGATTTTAGCCGATCCATCGCATAATTTTTACTTCGATGGGTTTTACATAAATCTGTGTAAATCCGCCTGCCCGGCGTAGCTCAACGAGCAGAGACGGGTGTGAATCCGTGGTTATATGAAAAGAGACTGCCTGAGGTTCTGCGACAGCCTTTTTTTTGTGCAACAATGATTGTCTCCAGCTTTGTGGAAATGTTAAGATTTTTGAAGGATTCTTTTATTGAAATCCTGTGCATAGGGGTTAGTATTAAGCACATCCATACCTATTGGTATTATTGTTATAAGGGTATGGTACTGAGATAGTTAGCTAAACTTATTTTGTGAGGTCCCTTGGTGACAGATACAACACATAATTTTCATATACCCGTCATGGGCACAGGGCATTCCATTGACACCCCCATTCGCCTGGCCCATTTAGGAATCACTTCAGTTATTTCTATTATCGATGACATCCTCATGGAGCGCTTGAGGAAATACTATACGGCTGAGTACAAACTACC
This genomic interval from Candidatus Neomarinimicrobiota bacterium contains the following:
- a CDS encoding alanine dehydrogenase yields the protein MNFGILHESRLNEKRVCLTPRGATSLITRGHTVFVESGAGISSGFSDQNYTNKGAQIVFSSDEIYGRSDVLLKILPVNEECLDLMLEGQTVITFQHLSVSSPAVFKGLTEKKITLIGMEIMEEEDGSRPILNIMSELAGQMAPIIAGNYLGRDPMGRGVLLGSVPGVAPASVVIVGAGMVGASAAKAFVGLGAQVHILDKNIEQLRRVKNTLGDRVTTIYANQPAVARTIAFADVVVTSILNRGAQTPQIITREMVKKMKHLSVLIDYSVDEGGASETTRPTLLSDPVYIDEGVIHYCVPNITSGISRTTSIALSNVLSKYLIQIAEMGIDKAMKDSHGLKKGLYTLGGRNMQPVLNRLFGIKI